From a region of the Gossypium raimondii isolate GPD5lz chromosome 10, ASM2569854v1, whole genome shotgun sequence genome:
- the LOC128033959 gene encoding uncharacterized protein LOC128033959, with the protein MARWQILLFEFDIVYVSQKAIKGSAIADFLASRALEDYESLNFDFPNGDLMYVANTEEIPRIDHIWKLNFDGASNAMGAKSVWRFGIGDIPTQRRVGNRDPKLISYKELVLELIDEFDDITFCYLPRDLNQMADALATLASMIKVNKLEIMKSIQMSIYEVPAHCYNIEEEGKDDHPWYQSILQYVKN; encoded by the exons atggctagatggcaaattcTGCTctttgaatttgacatagtatatgtaagtcagaaggctaTAAAAGGAAGTGCAATAGCTGATTTTCTAGCTAGCAGAGCCTTAGAAGACTATGAGTCTTTGAACTTCGATTTTCCAAATGGGGACTTAATGTATGTGGCAAACACTGAAGAAATCCCTAGAATAGACCACATATGGAAGTTAAATTTCgatggagcttcaaatgctatgg GTGCTAAAAGTGTATGGAGATTCggcattggtgatataccaactcaaaggagaGTGGGAAATAGAGACCCTAAGTTGATCAGTTATAAAGAGTTGGTTCTTGAATTGATTGacgagtttgatgacattactttctgttatctcccacgagattTAAACCAGATGGCTGACGCACTAGCTACTCTAGCCTCGATGATTAAGGTGAATAAGTTAGAAATCATGAAGTCTATTCAGATGAGCATATATGAAGTTCCGGCTCATTGCTACAATATTGAAGAGGAAGGAAAAGATGATCACCCTTGGTATCAGAGTATACTACAATatgtgaaaaattga